Proteins co-encoded in one Actinomadura luteofluorescens genomic window:
- a CDS encoding flavin monoamine oxidase family protein: MTRVSRRRLLGTGALTAAGAVVSAAAAPSASARTAPLTADVVIVGAGLSGLTAARDLVAAGRSVIVLEARDRPGGRVYGMPLGDGTTNEGGAEFVGPTQDRIAALAEDMGVDTYATYNEGKNVYYRDGKRSLYATDGLLGAVPPDWGVVDLELALLKLGGMVKEVPVGEPWKAAKAEEWDAQTFHTWSRSNSLSSGARFLMDAFASSTLSMRSQEVSLLYLLNYAASAGNETSPGTIDRLINTRGGAQESRFVGGSQEVPIRLAARLGDIVRYNAPVRSIATEAGGATVTADGITVSARRVVVAMSPAIAGRIDFSPALPASRAQLMQRYPMGSVSKFVAVYDTPFWRADGLTGQAVADSGAIDATFDNSPPDGSRGILMGFMNQANIRRLDGAPAADVRAAGLASFTKLFGDKAANPKLTAFQRWDNETWSGGGPVGVAPPGALTAFGPALREPCGPVHWAGTETSGYWTGYMDGAVRSGERVAKEVDAAL, from the coding sequence CGCACGGCGCCCCTGACCGCGGACGTGGTGATCGTCGGCGCCGGGCTCTCCGGGCTCACCGCCGCCCGCGACCTCGTCGCGGCGGGCCGGTCCGTGATCGTGCTGGAGGCGCGGGACCGTCCCGGCGGCCGCGTCTACGGGATGCCGCTCGGCGACGGCACCACCAACGAGGGCGGCGCCGAGTTCGTCGGCCCGACGCAGGACCGCATCGCCGCGCTCGCAGAGGACATGGGCGTCGACACCTACGCGACCTACAACGAGGGCAAGAACGTCTACTACCGGGACGGCAAGCGGTCGCTCTACGCGACCGACGGGCTGCTCGGCGCGGTCCCGCCGGACTGGGGCGTGGTCGACCTGGAGCTGGCCCTGCTGAAGCTCGGCGGCATGGTCAAGGAGGTGCCGGTCGGCGAACCGTGGAAGGCGGCCAAGGCCGAGGAGTGGGACGCGCAGACCTTCCACACCTGGTCGCGGTCCAACTCGCTGAGCAGCGGCGCGCGGTTCCTGATGGACGCGTTCGCCTCCTCCACGCTGTCGATGCGCTCGCAGGAGGTGTCGCTGCTGTACCTGCTGAACTACGCGGCCTCGGCGGGCAACGAGACCAGCCCGGGAACGATCGACCGGCTGATCAACACCAGGGGCGGCGCGCAGGAGTCGCGGTTCGTCGGCGGGTCGCAGGAGGTGCCGATCCGGCTGGCGGCGCGGCTCGGCGACATCGTCCGCTACAACGCGCCGGTCCGGTCGATCGCCACGGAGGCGGGCGGCGCGACGGTGACCGCCGACGGGATCACGGTGTCGGCCCGGCGGGTCGTGGTGGCGATGTCCCCGGCGATCGCCGGGAGGATCGACTTCTCGCCGGCGCTGCCCGCGAGCCGGGCGCAGCTCATGCAGCGCTACCCGATGGGCTCGGTCTCCAAGTTCGTCGCCGTCTACGACACGCCGTTCTGGCGGGCGGACGGGCTGACCGGGCAGGCCGTGGCCGACAGCGGCGCGATCGACGCGACGTTCGACAACAGCCCGCCGGACGGGTCGCGGGGCATCCTGATGGGCTTCATGAACCAGGCCAACATCAGGAGGCTGGACGGCGCGCCGGCCGCGGACGTCCGGGCGGCGGGGCTCGCCTCGTTCACCAAGCTGTTCGGCGACAAGGCCGCGAACCCGAAGCTGACCGCGTTCCAGCGCTGGGACAACGAGACGTGGAGCGGCGGCGGCCCCGTCGGCGTCGCCCCGCCCGGGGCGCTCACCGCGTTCGGCCCGGCCCTGCGGGAGCCGTGCGGCCCGGTCCACTGGGCGGGCACCGAGACGTCCGGCTACTGGACGGGCTACATGGACGGCGCCGTCCGCTCCGGCGAGCGCGTCGCCAAGGAGGTCGACGCGGCGCTCTGA
- a CDS encoding LLM class F420-dependent oxidoreductase, with the protein MRIGMALSYSGGFKETVEELADYEKAGLDIVYVAEAYSFDAVSQMGYIAARTERVEIASGILNIYSRTPTAIAQTAAGLDYVSDGRFTLGIGASGPQVIEGFHGVPYTAPLGRTREIIEICRKVWRRERVQHDGRYYHLPLPEGQGTGLGKALKLINHPVRADIPIMVAAIGPKNVELTAEIANGWEPIFYVPEKAADVWGASLAAGKAKRDPALGELDVVGQSPLAIGEDVKGFLEFGRPMAALYIGGMGAKGKNFYNDLARRYGYEKEAEEIQDLYLDGKKDEAAAKVPQELLEKMSLIGPEGHVRERLAAMRDSGVTTLNVSPIAGDHKGRLALIEKVKEMAAGL; encoded by the coding sequence ATGCGCATCGGTATGGCGCTCAGCTACTCGGGCGGTTTCAAGGAGACCGTCGAGGAGCTCGCCGACTACGAGAAGGCCGGCCTCGACATCGTCTACGTCGCGGAGGCCTACAGCTTCGACGCGGTGAGCCAGATGGGCTACATCGCCGCCAGGACCGAGCGGGTCGAGATCGCCTCCGGCATCCTCAACATCTACTCGCGCACCCCGACCGCGATCGCCCAGACCGCCGCGGGGCTGGACTACGTCTCCGACGGGCGGTTCACGCTCGGCATCGGCGCGTCCGGCCCGCAGGTCATCGAGGGCTTCCACGGGGTCCCCTACACCGCGCCCCTCGGCCGCACCCGGGAGATCATCGAGATCTGCCGCAAGGTGTGGCGCCGCGAGCGGGTGCAGCACGACGGAAGGTACTACCACCTGCCGCTGCCGGAGGGGCAGGGCACCGGCCTCGGCAAGGCGCTCAAGCTCATCAACCACCCGGTGCGCGCCGACATCCCGATCATGGTCGCCGCGATCGGCCCGAAGAACGTCGAGCTGACCGCCGAGATCGCCAACGGCTGGGAGCCCATCTTCTACGTGCCGGAGAAGGCCGCGGACGTGTGGGGCGCCTCCCTCGCGGCCGGGAAGGCCAAGCGCGACCCCGCGCTGGGCGAGCTCGACGTGGTCGGGCAGTCCCCGCTCGCCATCGGCGAGGACGTGAAGGGCTTCCTGGAGTTCGGCCGTCCGATGGCCGCCCTCTACATCGGCGGCATGGGCGCCAAGGGCAAGAACTTCTACAACGACCTCGCCCGGCGCTACGGCTACGAGAAGGAGGCCGAGGAGATCCAGGACCTGTACCTGGACGGCAAGAAGGACGAGGCCGCCGCGAAGGTCCCGCAGGAGCTGCTGGAGAAGATGTCCCTCATCGGCCCGGAGGGGCACGTCCGCGAGCGGCTCGCCGCGATGAGGGACTCCGGCGTCACGACGCTCAACGTGTCCCCGATCGCGGGCGACCACAAGGGCCGCCTCGCGCTGATCGAGAAGGTCAAGGAGATGGCGGCCGGGCTCTGA
- a CDS encoding enoyl-CoA hydratase-related protein: MIDLQRDGDVYVLRFDAGENRFGPGFLDAVEGALDSVAENDGPGALVTIGTGKFYSNGLDLEWLGANQDRFEEYLRRVHALYARVLSLPMPTVAALNGHAFAGGGMLALAHDFAVMRTDRGYFCLPEVDLGMSFTPGMNALITARLPKATAHEAMLTGRRYAAEQAREAGIVQRVAPEEEVLPAAVEWAASLASKNGAVVATIRTAMYRQALDALNGPALP; encoded by the coding sequence GTGATCGACCTCCAGCGCGACGGAGACGTGTACGTCCTGCGTTTCGACGCGGGCGAGAACCGGTTCGGCCCCGGCTTCCTCGACGCGGTCGAGGGCGCCCTCGACTCGGTGGCCGAGAACGACGGCCCGGGCGCGCTCGTCACCATCGGCACCGGCAAGTTCTATTCCAACGGCCTCGACCTGGAATGGCTCGGCGCCAACCAGGACCGGTTCGAGGAGTACCTGCGGCGCGTGCACGCCCTGTACGCGCGCGTCCTGTCGCTGCCGATGCCGACGGTCGCGGCGCTGAACGGCCACGCCTTCGCGGGCGGCGGGATGCTCGCCCTCGCCCACGACTTCGCCGTCATGCGCACCGACCGCGGCTACTTCTGCCTGCCCGAGGTCGATCTCGGGATGAGCTTCACCCCCGGGATGAACGCGCTGATCACGGCGCGGCTGCCGAAGGCCACCGCGCACGAGGCGATGCTCACCGGACGCCGCTACGCCGCGGAGCAGGCGCGCGAGGCCGGGATCGTGCAGCGCGTCGCGCCCGAGGAGGAGGTGCTTCCCGCCGCCGTGGAGTGGGCGGCGTCGCTGGCGAGCAAGAACGGGGCGGTCGTGGCGACGATCCGCACCGCGATGTACCGGCAGGCGCTGGACGCGCTGAACGGTCCCGCACTGCCGTGA
- a CDS encoding TetR/AcrR family transcriptional regulator: MGTDSRERMVRSAAYLFRERGYSGTGFRDVIAHSGAPRGSIYHHFPGGKAQLAEEAVRYAGEFLNAGILAATEGGDAASAVDAFTGWWRQVLIKSEFRAGCPVVAVTVESHDEAPQLAAAAAAAFGRWQDTLATGLGNAGVPDDRASRLARLIVAAVEGATILCRAHRDVAPLDDVVAELKDMARSAAKEG, translated from the coding sequence ATGGGGACGGACAGCAGGGAACGCATGGTGCGCAGCGCCGCCTACCTCTTCCGCGAGCGCGGCTACAGCGGCACCGGGTTCCGCGACGTCATCGCGCACAGCGGCGCCCCGCGCGGGTCGATCTACCACCACTTCCCCGGCGGCAAGGCGCAGCTCGCCGAGGAGGCCGTCCGCTACGCCGGAGAGTTCCTCAACGCCGGCATCCTCGCCGCCACCGAGGGCGGCGACGCCGCGTCCGCCGTGGACGCCTTCACGGGCTGGTGGCGGCAGGTCCTGATCAAGAGCGAGTTCCGCGCCGGCTGCCCCGTCGTCGCCGTCACCGTCGAGTCCCACGACGAGGCCCCGCAGCTCGCCGCGGCCGCCGCGGCCGCGTTCGGGCGCTGGCAGGACACCCTGGCCACCGGCCTCGGCAACGCCGGGGTCCCCGACGACCGCGCGTCCCGCCTGGCCCGCCTCATCGTCGCGGCCGTCGAGGGCGCCACGATCCTGTGCCGCGCCCACCGCGACGTCGCGCCGCTGGACGACGTCGTCGCCGAACTCAAGGACATGGCACGCAGCGCCGCGAAAGAGGGCTAG
- the aroQ gene encoding type II 3-dehydroquinate dehydratase: MTRVLVLNGPNLRRLGVREPDTYGTAGFDDLVAVCRDAGRRLELQVEVRQTDDEAEMMRWLHEAADERVPVVLNPAAFTHYSYALRDAAAQRTAPLIEVHITNPAAREEFRHTSVVAGVATGTIAGFGTMSYVLALQAVAELVAESS, translated from the coding sequence ATGACCCGCGTCCTGGTCCTGAACGGCCCCAACCTGCGCCGCCTCGGCGTCCGCGAGCCCGACACCTACGGGACGGCCGGCTTCGACGACCTGGTCGCCGTCTGCCGCGACGCCGGCCGCCGCCTCGAACTGCAGGTCGAGGTGCGGCAGACCGACGACGAGGCCGAGATGATGCGCTGGCTGCACGAGGCCGCCGACGAGCGCGTCCCCGTCGTGCTGAACCCGGCGGCGTTCACGCACTACTCCTACGCGCTGCGGGACGCGGCCGCCCAGCGCACCGCCCCGCTCATCGAGGTCCACATCACGAACCCGGCTGCGCGCGAGGAGTTCCGCCACACCTCCGTCGTCGCCGGCGTCGCCACCGGCACCATCGCCGGCTTCGGCACCATGTCCTACGTCCTCGCCCTCCAGGCCGTGGCCGAACTGGTCGCCGAGAGCTCCTAG
- the aroB gene encoding 3-dehydroquinate synthase, protein MTEARVHVGGADPYDVVIGTGVLGELPAMIGERARTVAVVHAEGLPQIARPVCGALEQAGYAVHALPVPDGEAAKEVGVLAGLWSSFARLGMTRTDVVVGVGGGATTDLAGFAAASWLRGVRAVLVPTTLLGMVDAAVGGKTGINVPEGKNLVGAFQPPAGVVCDLATLVTMPREDYISGLAEIIKAGFIADPEILALVEDDPKGAAHPDGPHTRELVERAVRVKAGVVSADLKESGLREILNYGHTLAHAIEKNEDYRFRHGHAVAIGMVYAAELSRLAGRLPADVVRRHRDVLESVGLPVSYAADWPGLRATMTIDKKSRGATLRFVVLDGIAEPGRLEGPDEDLLAAAYREITR, encoded by the coding sequence GTGACGGAGGCGCGGGTGCACGTCGGCGGCGCCGACCCCTACGACGTCGTCATCGGGACGGGCGTCCTCGGCGAGCTGCCCGCCATGATCGGGGAGCGGGCGCGGACCGTCGCGGTCGTCCACGCCGAGGGGCTGCCGCAGATCGCCCGCCCCGTGTGCGGGGCGCTCGAACAGGCCGGGTACGCGGTGCACGCGCTGCCCGTCCCGGACGGCGAGGCCGCCAAGGAGGTCGGCGTCCTCGCCGGGCTGTGGTCGTCGTTCGCCCGCCTCGGCATGACCCGGACCGACGTCGTCGTCGGCGTCGGCGGCGGCGCCACCACCGACCTCGCCGGGTTCGCGGCCGCCTCGTGGCTGCGCGGCGTGCGGGCGGTGCTCGTCCCGACGACGCTGCTCGGCATGGTGGACGCGGCGGTCGGCGGCAAGACCGGCATCAACGTCCCCGAGGGCAAGAACCTCGTCGGCGCGTTCCAGCCGCCCGCCGGCGTCGTGTGCGACCTCGCCACGCTGGTGACGATGCCGCGGGAGGACTACATCAGCGGCCTCGCCGAGATCATCAAGGCCGGGTTCATCGCCGACCCGGAGATCCTCGCCCTGGTCGAGGACGACCCCAAGGGCGCCGCGCACCCCGACGGCCCGCACACCCGCGAACTCGTCGAGCGGGCCGTGCGGGTCAAGGCCGGCGTCGTGTCGGCCGACCTGAAGGAGAGCGGCCTCCGCGAGATCCTGAACTACGGCCACACCCTCGCGCACGCCATCGAGAAGAACGAGGACTACCGGTTCCGCCACGGCCACGCCGTCGCGATCGGCATGGTGTACGCCGCCGAGCTGTCCCGCCTCGCGGGGCGGCTGCCCGCCGACGTCGTGCGGCGGCACCGGGACGTCCTGGAGTCCGTGGGCCTGCCGGTCTCCTACGCCGCCGACTGGCCCGGCCTGCGCGCCACCATGACCATCGACAAGAAGTCGCGGGGCGCCACGCTCCGGTTCGTCGTCCTCGACGGCATCGCCGAGCCGGGCCGCCTCGAGGGCCCGGACGAGGACCTGCTCGCCGCCGCCTACCGGGAGATCACCCGATGA
- a CDS encoding shikimate kinase has product MRPKAVIIGPPGSGKSTIGAALAERLGVSLRDTDADVERAAGKPIGEIFIDDGEERFRELERAAVAEALTGHEGVVSLGGGAVLAPETQDLLAGHTVVYLRVGLSEAIKRVGLASARPLLVLNPRSQMRKLLEERLPIYERLGSVHVDTDNREPADIVEEVVKALEGDA; this is encoded by the coding sequence ATGCGACCGAAGGCCGTCATCATCGGGCCGCCCGGCTCGGGCAAGTCCACGATCGGCGCCGCGCTCGCCGAGCGTCTCGGCGTCTCGCTGCGCGACACCGACGCCGACGTCGAGCGGGCCGCGGGCAAGCCGATCGGCGAGATCTTCATCGACGACGGCGAGGAGCGCTTCCGCGAGCTGGAGCGCGCCGCCGTCGCCGAGGCGCTGACCGGCCACGAGGGCGTCGTCTCGCTCGGCGGCGGAGCCGTCCTCGCGCCGGAGACGCAGGACCTGCTCGCCGGGCACACCGTCGTCTACCTGCGGGTCGGCCTGTCGGAGGCGATCAAGCGGGTCGGCCTGGCGTCGGCGCGGCCGCTGCTCGTGCTGAACCCGCGCAGCCAGATGCGCAAGCTCCTGGAGGAGCGGCTCCCGATCTACGAGCGGCTCGGCAGCGTGCACGTCGACACCGACAACCGCGAGCCCGCCGACATCGTCGAAGAGGTCGTGAAGGCCCTGGAGGGGGACGCGTGA
- the aroC gene encoding chorismate synthase, with translation MLRWLTAGESHGPALTAIVEGLPAGVRVTSEDIAEELRRRRLGHGRGARMKFEQDKVTIIGGVRHGVTLGGPVAIEVGNTEWPKWETVMSADPVAADVLAAQARNAPLSQPRPGHADLVGMQKYGFDDARPVLERASARETAARVALGTVAKAFLKQALGVDVLSHVIALGEVEAPEGVLPEPGDLARVDESPVRCFDGEASARMVAHIDETKKAGDTLGGVVEVLAYGLPPGLGSHVHWDRRLDSRLAGILMGIQAIKGVELGDGFTTARRPGSRAHDEIDATPGGIRRRTNRAGGVEGGMTTGEVLRVRAAMKPISTVPRRLDTIDVTTGEPAKAINQRSDVTAVPAAGVVAEAMVALVLADAALEKFGGDSAEETARNLRGYLSSLTIK, from the coding sequence ATGCTGCGCTGGTTGACCGCGGGGGAGTCCCATGGCCCGGCCCTGACCGCGATCGTGGAGGGGCTGCCGGCCGGTGTGCGCGTGACCTCGGAGGACATCGCCGAGGAGCTGCGCCGCCGGAGGCTCGGCCATGGGCGGGGCGCCCGGATGAAGTTCGAGCAGGACAAGGTCACGATCATCGGCGGCGTCCGGCACGGGGTGACGCTCGGCGGGCCGGTCGCGATCGAGGTCGGCAACACCGAGTGGCCCAAGTGGGAGACGGTCATGTCGGCCGACCCCGTGGCCGCCGACGTCCTCGCCGCCCAGGCCAGGAACGCCCCGCTGTCGCAGCCGAGGCCCGGCCACGCCGACCTCGTCGGCATGCAGAAGTACGGCTTCGACGACGCCCGGCCCGTCCTGGAGCGGGCGAGCGCCCGCGAGACGGCCGCGCGGGTCGCGCTCGGCACCGTCGCCAAGGCGTTCCTCAAGCAGGCGCTCGGCGTGGACGTCCTCAGCCACGTGATCGCGCTGGGCGAGGTTGAGGCCCCCGAGGGCGTCCTGCCGGAGCCCGGCGACCTGGCGCGGGTCGACGAGAGCCCGGTGCGCTGCTTCGACGGCGAGGCGTCGGCGCGGATGGTCGCGCACATCGACGAGACGAAGAAGGCCGGCGACACCCTCGGCGGCGTCGTGGAGGTCCTCGCCTACGGGCTCCCGCCCGGCCTCGGCAGCCACGTCCACTGGGACCGGCGGCTGGACTCCCGGCTCGCCGGCATCCTCATGGGCATCCAGGCGATCAAGGGCGTGGAGCTCGGAGACGGGTTCACCACCGCGCGGCGGCCCGGCTCGCGGGCGCACGACGAGATCGACGCGACCCCCGGCGGGATCCGCCGCCGCACCAACCGGGCCGGCGGCGTCGAGGGCGGCATGACCACCGGCGAGGTGCTGCGGGTGCGCGCCGCGATGAAGCCGATCTCGACCGTCCCGCGGCGGCTCGACACGATCGACGTCACGACCGGCGAGCCCGCCAAGGCGATCAACCAGCGCAGCGACGTGACCGCCGTCCCGGCCGCCGGGGTGGTCGCCGAGGCGATGGTCGCGCTCGTGCTCGCGGACGCGGCGCTGGAGAAGTTCGGCGGCGACTCCGCCGAGGAGACCGCCCGCAACCTGCGCGGATACCTGTCCTCTCTGACGATCAAGTGA
- a CDS encoding DUF2332 domain-containing protein: MRRAGPGTADTRRALLGQARASAQLGSPMYAELLARAADDPGGVVTGVLGERTETGRILGMLGTVHRLVLEGRVPELAAHYPTAGGTSDPLEAWPAFRDVLAGHAAEIRDGLLDPPQTNEVGRAAPLVGGLLTIADACRPARDPARSLPVRLLEIGASAGLNLRADHFRFLHESGAYGPESPVVLPDAWRGLPPVGAPLGVAERRGCDPNPVDASSPAGRRRLLSYVWPDQAARVARLRAAFEVAARVPATVVKAGAADFLDGLAPEQGVVTVVWHSTMRAYLSQEEAARVDRSIERAGAAATPDAPVAHLSFEGRDASRLDVQHVVTLRLWPGGEPVVLGEGPSHGLPTTWSPSA; encoded by the coding sequence ATGAGGAGAGCGGGTCCGGGAACGGCCGACACGAGGCGGGCACTGCTGGGCCAGGCGCGCGCGTCCGCCCAGCTCGGGTCGCCGATGTACGCCGAACTGCTCGCGCGGGCGGCGGACGATCCGGGCGGGGTCGTGACGGGGGTGCTCGGGGAGCGCACGGAGACCGGCCGCATCCTGGGCATGCTGGGGACGGTGCACCGGCTCGTCCTCGAGGGACGGGTGCCGGAACTGGCCGCGCACTACCCGACCGCCGGCGGGACGAGCGACCCTCTGGAGGCCTGGCCCGCGTTCCGGGACGTGCTGGCCGGGCACGCGGCCGAGATCCGCGACGGCCTCCTCGACCCGCCGCAGACCAACGAGGTCGGGCGGGCGGCGCCGCTCGTCGGCGGGCTCCTGACGATCGCGGACGCCTGCCGTCCCGCGCGCGATCCGGCCCGGTCCCTGCCGGTCAGGCTGCTGGAGATCGGGGCCAGCGCCGGCCTGAACCTGCGCGCCGACCACTTCCGGTTCCTGCACGAGAGCGGCGCGTACGGGCCGGAGTCGCCGGTCGTCCTGCCGGACGCCTGGCGGGGCCTTCCCCCGGTGGGCGCGCCGCTCGGCGTCGCCGAGCGGCGCGGATGCGACCCGAACCCGGTGGACGCGTCCTCGCCCGCCGGGCGGCGGCGGCTCCTGTCGTACGTGTGGCCCGACCAGGCGGCGCGGGTGGCGCGGCTGCGGGCGGCGTTCGAGGTCGCCGCGCGGGTCCCCGCGACGGTCGTGAAGGCGGGCGCGGCGGACTTCCTGGACGGGCTGGCCCCCGAACAGGGCGTCGTGACGGTCGTGTGGCACTCGACGATGCGCGCCTACCTGTCGCAGGAGGAGGCGGCACGCGTCGACCGCAGCATCGAGCGGGCGGGCGCGGCGGCCACCCCCGACGCGCCCGTGGCGCATCTGTCGTTCGAGGGGCGCGACGCCTCGCGGCTCGACGTCCAGCACGTCGTGACGCTGCGGCTGTGGCCGGGCGGGGAGCCGGTGGTCCTCGGTGAGGGCCCGTCCCACGGCCTCCCCACGACCTGGTCGCCCTCGGCCTGA
- a CDS encoding phytanoyl-CoA dioxygenase family protein, producing the protein MVDVDAFLADGYVRVEQAFPRELAAECRDILWRDTGCDPADPATWTRPVVRLGEHAEEPFRAAVNTGALHAAFDAVAGKGAWLPRVGLGTFPVRFPSDQPPGDDGWHIDASFPGDDPADFLSYRVNVASKGRALLMLFLFSDVGEDDGPTRIRVGSHRDVPPILEPAGEAGLTFMDLAGKAVPASEHRPLAYATGQAGDVYLCHPFLVHAAQAHRGTTPRFMAQPPLLPAGPLPPSSPVRVAIEKALGRP; encoded by the coding sequence ATGGTGGACGTCGACGCATTCCTCGCTGACGGGTACGTCCGGGTGGAGCAGGCGTTCCCCCGGGAACTGGCCGCCGAGTGCCGCGACATCCTGTGGCGCGACACCGGCTGCGATCCCGCCGACCCCGCGACGTGGACGCGCCCGGTCGTGCGGCTCGGCGAGCACGCCGAAGAGCCGTTCCGGGCCGCGGTGAACACCGGCGCCCTGCACGCCGCGTTCGACGCCGTCGCCGGGAAGGGCGCCTGGCTGCCGCGCGTCGGCCTCGGCACGTTCCCGGTGCGGTTCCCCAGCGATCAGCCGCCCGGTGACGACGGCTGGCACATCGACGCGAGCTTCCCCGGCGACGACCCGGCCGACTTCCTGTCCTACCGGGTGAACGTCGCGTCGAAGGGCCGCGCGCTGCTGATGCTGTTCCTGTTCTCCGACGTGGGGGAGGACGACGGGCCCACCCGCATCCGCGTCGGCTCCCACCGGGACGTCCCGCCGATCCTGGAGCCCGCGGGCGAGGCGGGCCTGACGTTCATGGACCTGGCGGGTAAGGCCGTCCCCGCCAGCGAGCACCGCCCGCTCGCCTACGCGACGGGGCAGGCAGGCGACGTGTACCTGTGCCACCCGTTCCTGGTGCACGCCGCGCAGGCGCACCGGGGCACCACCCCCCGCTTCATGGCGCAGCCGCCCCTGCTTCCGGCGGGGCCGCTGCCCCCGTCGTCCCCGGTGCGGGTCGCGATCGAGAAGGCCCTCGGCCGGCCCTGA